One segment of Echeneis naucrates chromosome 15, fEcheNa1.1, whole genome shotgun sequence DNA contains the following:
- the LOC115055254 gene encoding E3 ubiquitin-protein ligase NEURL1-like isoform X2: MGGQITRNSIYDSLNGPFPGTSHQCHHKPKRCLPTQPCGSLSSVPLLFHPSTKGSQIIMDVSQRNVKRQASFCNAITFSNRPIAVYEQVRLKITKKQCCWSGALRLGFTCKDPSRINPDTLPKYACPDLVSQNGFWAKALPEELSSEGNVISFWVDKKGRVFYRINDSSSMLFFSGVQISEPLWALIDVYGLTRGVQLLDSEMAPLDCLRPRTFATSHQASIQRNSVDHRLSISLCDLSLQQPELHLEEDDEEEERLQPLSSTSCHVPQNSQNSQQCLLLPSHLDTDLHFHSVHGIHVTVLDKHTVARLEHRGDERTLVFTSRPMRCSETVFVKVKAGVTRSSSLSYGVTSCDPATLRPSDLPSNPESLVDRKEFWAVCRLTVPLHSGDILGFVINSEGEIMMSHNGVSAGMQLCVDNSQPLWMFYVLHGTITQLRILGSSLHAGPSVPSSPSCTSNSPTMFCSGNSESNLNSPLNISLNSSFNSITTPASPFSSHPESPTFPSCSGSMSDECTICYENVVDTVLYACGHMCLCHACGLKLKKMPNACCPICRRTIKDIIKIYRST; encoded by the exons ATTCTCTTAATGGACCGTTTCCTGGAACATCCCATCAGTGCCACCACAAGCCCAAGCGTTGCCTGCCCACACAGCCATGTGGAAGCTTGTCCTCAGTCCCTCTGCTCTTCCACCCCAGCACCAAGGGCTCACAAATCATCATGGACGTGTCCCAGAGGAATGTCAAGAGACAGGCCAGCTTCTGCAACGCCATCACCTTCAGCAACAGGCCTATTGCTGTGTACGAACAAGTTCGACTGAAG ATTACTAAAAAGCAGTGCTGCTGGAGTGGTGCCCTGCGTCTTGGTTTCACGTGTAAAGACCCATCGAGGATCAACCCTGACACCTTGCCCAAATACGCCTGCCCTGATCTGGTCTCCCAGAACGGTTTCTGGGCAAAAGCCCTGCCAGAAGAGCTATCCAGTGAGGGGAATGTCATCTCCTTCTGGGTGGACAAGAAGGGCCGGGTGTTTTACAGAATAAACGACTCGAGCTCCATGCTGTTTTTCAGCGGCGTCCAAATCTCTGAACCTCTGTGGGCTCTCATAGATGTGTACGGCCTCACGCGGGGAGTTCAGCTGCTAG ACAGTGAGATGGCCCCTCTGGACTGCCTGCGTCCTCGTACTTTTGCAACCAGCCACCAGGCCTCTATTCAGCGAAACAGCGTTGACCATCGCCTTTCCATCAGCCTGTGTGACCTGAGCCTGCAGCAGCCTGAGCTACATcttgaggaagatgatgaggaagaggaacgGCTACAGCCCTTAAGCTCCACCTCCTGCCATGTGCCCCAAAATTCTCAAAACTCtcagcagtgtttgctgctgccTAGCCATTTGGACACTGATTTGCACTTCCACTCAGTGCATGGCATCCATGTTACTGTGCTGGATAAGCACACGGTTGCACGGCTGGAACACCGTGGCGACGAGCGGACGCTGGTGTTCACCAGCCGCCCAATGCGCTGCTCAGAGACTGTGTTTGTGAAGGTGAAGGCAGGTGTCACACGGTCCAGTTCTCTGTCTTACGGTGTGACGTCATGCGACCCGGCCACTCTGCGGCCCAGCGACCTGCCGTCCAACCCCGAGTCCCTGGTTGACCGAAAGGAATTCTGGGCCGTGTGCCGGTTGACTGTGCCACTTCACAGTGGAGATATCTTGGGCTTTGTGATTAACTCAGAAGGGGAGATCATGATGAGCCATAATGGCGTCAGTGCAGGGATGCAGCTGTGTGTCGATAACTCCCAGCCACTCTGGATGTTCTACGTTCTGCATGGCACCATCACACAACTCAGGATTTTAG GCTCATCTCTGCATGCGGGGCCGTCAGTCCCCAGTTCCCCATCCTGTACATCCAACAGTCCCACAATGTTTTGCAGTGGCAACTCAGAGTCCAATCTCAACTCACCCTTGAACATCAGCCTCAATTCAAGCTTCAACTCCA TTACAACCCCAGCTTCTCCATTCTCCAGCCACCCAGAGTCCCCTACCTTCCCGTCCTGCTCGGGTTCAATGAGTGACGAATGCACCATCTGCTACGAGAACGTGGTGGACACGGTCCTCTACGCATGTGGACACATGTGTCTCTGTCACGCCTGCGGCCTCAAGCTCAAGAAGATGCCAAATGCATGCTGCCCAATCTGTAGGAGGACAATCAAAGATATCATCAAGATATACAGGAGCACGTAG
- the LOC115055254 gene encoding E3 ubiquitin-protein ligase NEURL1-like isoform X1: MGGQITRNSIYDSLNGPFPGTSHQCHHKPKRCLPTQPCGSLSSVPLLFHPSTKGSQIIMDVSQRNVKRQASFCNAITFSNRPIAVYEQVRLKITKKQCCWSGALRLGFTCKDPSRINPDTLPKYACPDLVSQNGFWAKALPEELSSEGNVISFWVDKKGRVFYRINDSSSMLFFSGVQISEPLWALIDVYGLTRGVQLLDSEMAPLDCLRPRTFATSHQASIQRNSVDHRLSISLCDLSLQQPELHLEEDDEEEERLQPLSSTSCHVPQNSQNSQQCLLLPSHLDTDLHFHSVHGIHVTVLDKHTVARLEHRGDERTLVFTSRPMRCSETVFVKVKAGVTRSSSLSYGVTSCDPATLRPSDLPSNPESLVDRKEFWAVCRLTVPLHSGDILGFVINSEGEIMMSHNGVSAGMQLCVDNSQPLWMFYVLHGTITQLRILGSSLHAGPSVPSSPSCTSNSPTMFCSGNSESNLNSPLNISLNSSFNSSYQTVFSSSTVTTPASPFSSHPESPTFPSCSGSMSDECTICYENVVDTVLYACGHMCLCHACGLKLKKMPNACCPICRRTIKDIIKIYRST; this comes from the exons ATTCTCTTAATGGACCGTTTCCTGGAACATCCCATCAGTGCCACCACAAGCCCAAGCGTTGCCTGCCCACACAGCCATGTGGAAGCTTGTCCTCAGTCCCTCTGCTCTTCCACCCCAGCACCAAGGGCTCACAAATCATCATGGACGTGTCCCAGAGGAATGTCAAGAGACAGGCCAGCTTCTGCAACGCCATCACCTTCAGCAACAGGCCTATTGCTGTGTACGAACAAGTTCGACTGAAG ATTACTAAAAAGCAGTGCTGCTGGAGTGGTGCCCTGCGTCTTGGTTTCACGTGTAAAGACCCATCGAGGATCAACCCTGACACCTTGCCCAAATACGCCTGCCCTGATCTGGTCTCCCAGAACGGTTTCTGGGCAAAAGCCCTGCCAGAAGAGCTATCCAGTGAGGGGAATGTCATCTCCTTCTGGGTGGACAAGAAGGGCCGGGTGTTTTACAGAATAAACGACTCGAGCTCCATGCTGTTTTTCAGCGGCGTCCAAATCTCTGAACCTCTGTGGGCTCTCATAGATGTGTACGGCCTCACGCGGGGAGTTCAGCTGCTAG ACAGTGAGATGGCCCCTCTGGACTGCCTGCGTCCTCGTACTTTTGCAACCAGCCACCAGGCCTCTATTCAGCGAAACAGCGTTGACCATCGCCTTTCCATCAGCCTGTGTGACCTGAGCCTGCAGCAGCCTGAGCTACATcttgaggaagatgatgaggaagaggaacgGCTACAGCCCTTAAGCTCCACCTCCTGCCATGTGCCCCAAAATTCTCAAAACTCtcagcagtgtttgctgctgccTAGCCATTTGGACACTGATTTGCACTTCCACTCAGTGCATGGCATCCATGTTACTGTGCTGGATAAGCACACGGTTGCACGGCTGGAACACCGTGGCGACGAGCGGACGCTGGTGTTCACCAGCCGCCCAATGCGCTGCTCAGAGACTGTGTTTGTGAAGGTGAAGGCAGGTGTCACACGGTCCAGTTCTCTGTCTTACGGTGTGACGTCATGCGACCCGGCCACTCTGCGGCCCAGCGACCTGCCGTCCAACCCCGAGTCCCTGGTTGACCGAAAGGAATTCTGGGCCGTGTGCCGGTTGACTGTGCCACTTCACAGTGGAGATATCTTGGGCTTTGTGATTAACTCAGAAGGGGAGATCATGATGAGCCATAATGGCGTCAGTGCAGGGATGCAGCTGTGTGTCGATAACTCCCAGCCACTCTGGATGTTCTACGTTCTGCATGGCACCATCACACAACTCAGGATTTTAG GCTCATCTCTGCATGCGGGGCCGTCAGTCCCCAGTTCCCCATCCTGTACATCCAACAGTCCCACAATGTTTTGCAGTGGCAACTCAGAGTCCAATCTCAACTCACCCTTGAACATCAGCCTCAATTCAAGCTTCAACTCCAGCTACCAGACAGtcttttcttcctccacag TTACAACCCCAGCTTCTCCATTCTCCAGCCACCCAGAGTCCCCTACCTTCCCGTCCTGCTCGGGTTCAATGAGTGACGAATGCACCATCTGCTACGAGAACGTGGTGGACACGGTCCTCTACGCATGTGGACACATGTGTCTCTGTCACGCCTGCGGCCTCAAGCTCAAGAAGATGCCAAATGCATGCTGCCCAATCTGTAGGAGGACAATCAAAGATATCATCAAGATATACAGGAGCACGTAG